A genomic region of Elaeis guineensis isolate ETL-2024a chromosome 9, EG11, whole genome shotgun sequence contains the following coding sequences:
- the LOC140851696 gene encoding large ribosomal subunit protein P2A-like: MKVVAAYLLAVLGGNTSPTADDLKDILGSVGIEADDDRIEFLLSEVKGKDITELVASGREKFASVPSGGGAIAVAAPAGGGAAAPAADEPKKEEKVEEKEESDEDMGFSLFD, translated from the exons ATGAAGGTCGTTGCTGCCTATCTGCTTGCTGTTCTTGGTGGAAACACTAGCCCAActgctgatgatctgaaggatATCCTAGGATCAG TGGGGATTGAAGCTGATGATGACAGAATCGAGTTCCTCTTATCTGAAGTCAAAGGTAAAGACATAACTGAACTTGTTGCTTCTGGGAGGGAGAAGTTTGCATCAGTGCCCTCTGGCGGTGGTGCCATTGCAGTCGCAGCACCTGCTGGTGGTGGTGCTGCAGCTCCCGCAGCAGATGAgccaaagaaagaagagaaagtggaagagaaagaagaatcaGATGAG GATATGGGCTTTAGTTTGTTTGACTGA